In Candidatus Hydrogenedentota bacterium, the sequence GGGATCGCGCGCAACAGGTCGTCGGCCACGTAAGGATTGCCGGACGCCGCGGCCGCCTGTTCAATGCACCGCTGGATGGGCAACCCGCTGGCGATGAGCAGGCCGAAGGTGCGGAAGAAGCGCGCGAGCGCGAAGCGCCGCGCGAGCCCGCTGATGGGCCACACGGAATACGTGATGCGGCCCCAGATACGGTCGAACAGCCCCGCCCGCGCCAGGAGAATGCACGCAATCACTACGGCAACGGCGGCGATACCGGCAATGCCCTGAAAGAGCAGGTACGACCGGAAGTACGCGCCGAGATTGAATGCGCGCGGCGAACTGAAATCCAGGCTCCGGATAAGCCCGAGCGCGAACGTGCCCAGAAACCAGGCCGCGGCCAGTTGCAGCATGGGCAACGCGAGCGCGCCAAGCACGTTGCGCCGCATTTCCAGACGGTCTTCATAGTACTGGGCGAGGTCGCGGAGCATCGCGTCCAGGCGCCCGCCCGTCTCGCCGGCGCCGAGCAGCGAGATGAGCATGGGTGGCAGGAACGCCTGCTGCCTGCGCGCGGCTTCGCCCAGCGTGCTGCCGTTGCGCACATCGGCTTCCATCGTGCGCAGGACCCCCTGCGCGCGTTTGTTCCGTTCCATGCCGGAAACCAGCGTGAGCGTCTGCACGATGGGAATGCCCGCGTCGTACGCCGTGGCCAGTTGGCGGCACATCGGCACGAGCGTCTTGATAGGGATCTGCGACGAGAAAAGTCCCATGTCCTCGCGTTCCATTCCGCGGTTGCGCGGCGCGATTCTAGCAAACGGGCCCATTGCGGTGAAATGCCGGCGGGTCCTGCGTCATACTGGTGCGAACGCGACGCGAATGCCTGGAGTGTGACGTCTTGCCGGATCGTGAGCCGCACTATGCTGGAATAACGCGGGAGGGTCTCCCCGCGATTACACGTAATCCCATCCATGTCGTGCTGGACAACTTCCGCAGCGCGTACAACGTCGGGTCCGCGTTCCGCACCGCCGACGCCGCGGCGGTCGAGCACATCCATCTGTGCGGGATGTCGGCGCATCCGCCGCACCGCAAACTCGA encodes:
- a CDS encoding type II secretion system F family protein, which gives rise to MGLFSSQIPIKTLVPMCRQLATAYDAGIPIVQTLTLVSGMERNKRAQGVLRTMEADVRNGSTLGEAARRQQAFLPPMLISLLGAGETGGRLDAMLRDLAQYYEDRLEMRRNVLGALALPMLQLAAAWFLGTFALGLIRSLDFSSPRAFNLGAYFRSYLLFQGIAGIAAVAVVIACILLARAGLFDRIWGRITYSVWPISGLARRFALARFFRTFGLLIASGLPIQRCIEQAAAASGNPYVADDLLRAIPFVMHGAPLVDAFDATRCMTHTAREMLAIGETSGSLDRAVHKVAEYHLNEATHALAMFARVARVAITLLVGAIVGYIVISFWSGYYGQLLNIR